Proteins encoded together in one Pseudomonas arsenicoxydans window:
- a CDS encoding adenylyl-sulfate kinase, with translation MSSKIMQAGGLIWVTGYSGAGKSTVARIVSEELKSKGLPVLFLDGDDLRSILGEKFGHDLDERKRLAYVYSRLCKRICDNGITVVIATVAMFESVRAENRLSNLFYLEAYLDVPLDIRAERDPKGIYLAAKATGNILSTSVGFEEPSNPDIIVKNFGKTTPQIAATEIIEKFMNTLPLADAVSLPIPASYNERAKYWDSYYKKRVAPTPPSSFAIFCNENHFGNHCHVLEFGCGNGRDSFYFSKKHRITAIDQSVVATNTNKQRARDEGILNIDFVDGEFGKKTSGMPAVVDVVYGRFVMHAMSLEDEIQALNYSYQVLKPEGKIYLEFRTDKDRLMNDGVIVGLNERLTDHYRRFINLDDFCERLAQIGFAIDYCLERSGLAKHGDDDPTVARVIARKIT, from the coding sequence ATGAGCAGTAAAATTATGCAAGCAGGTGGTTTAATTTGGGTGACCGGTTATTCAGGAGCCGGGAAATCTACGGTCGCAAGAATCGTTAGCGAAGAGTTGAAATCGAAAGGGCTTCCTGTGCTTTTTTTGGACGGAGATGACTTGAGAAGTATTCTCGGGGAAAAATTCGGGCACGACTTGGATGAGCGAAAACGGCTGGCTTATGTTTATTCTAGGCTATGCAAACGGATATGTGATAACGGCATAACTGTAGTCATCGCCACTGTCGCAATGTTTGAATCCGTTAGAGCCGAAAATCGTTTATCCAATCTATTTTACCTTGAAGCCTATCTTGACGTCCCACTAGATATAAGAGCAGAGCGTGACCCGAAAGGTATTTACCTTGCAGCAAAAGCGACAGGAAATATTTTGTCCACATCTGTTGGTTTTGAGGAACCGAGCAATCCGGATATTATCGTCAAAAACTTCGGTAAAACCACTCCTCAAATTGCAGCAACTGAAATCATAGAAAAGTTCATGAATACGTTGCCGCTAGCGGACGCAGTTTCTCTACCTATTCCCGCCTCTTATAATGAGCGAGCAAAGTATTGGGACTCTTATTACAAAAAACGAGTCGCTCCGACCCCTCCCTCTTCATTTGCCATATTCTGCAATGAAAACCACTTCGGCAACCACTGTCATGTACTGGAGTTCGGATGCGGAAACGGAAGGGACTCATTTTATTTTTCCAAAAAACATCGAATAACAGCAATTGACCAATCAGTAGTAGCCACTAATACAAATAAGCAACGAGCGCGTGACGAAGGCATTTTAAACATAGACTTCGTTGATGGCGAATTTGGTAAAAAAACCTCAGGCATGCCAGCGGTTGTAGATGTAGTGTATGGACGCTTTGTGATGCATGCAATGTCTCTTGAAGATGAAATTCAAGCACTCAATTACTCTTACCAAGTACTCAAGCCGGAAGGAAAAATCTACTTAGAGTTTAGAACAGATAAAGATAGATTAATGAATGACGGGGTCATTGTGGGCTTAAACGAGCGTTTAACTGACCACTACAGACGCTTTATAAACCTTGATGATTTTTGCGAACGACTCGCTCAGATAGGATTTGCTATCGACTATTGTTTAGAGAGGAGTGGCCTGGCCAAACATGGCGATGATGATCCTACAGTAGCGCGCGTTATCGCAAGAAAGATAACTTAA
- a CDS encoding TetR/AcrR family transcriptional regulator: protein MRYSQDHKAQTHQRIIKEASVRFRRDGIGATGLQPLMKALGLTHGGFYSHFKSKDELVEKALQAAGEQCDVVCAELFAQEHPLEAFIDTYLSQWHQTSPHEGCPLPTMSSELGLRGQPSPTSDAVLHARLEQVQGTLEGEDAADRSIVIMSALVGALLLSRSVENPDLAQRILDVTGEFLKQPLA from the coding sequence ATGCGTTACTCGCAGGACCATAAAGCCCAGACACACCAACGCATAATCAAAGAAGCTTCAGTACGATTTCGCCGTGACGGTATCGGCGCGACCGGCCTGCAACCGCTGATGAAAGCATTGGGATTGACGCACGGCGGCTTTTACTCACACTTCAAGTCCAAGGACGAGTTGGTGGAGAAAGCCCTGCAGGCTGCCGGTGAACAGTGCGACGTTGTCTGCGCCGAGCTGTTCGCTCAGGAACATCCGCTGGAAGCGTTCATCGACACCTACTTGTCACAATGGCACCAGACTTCACCCCATGAAGGTTGCCCGCTGCCGACCATGTCATCGGAACTGGGATTGCGCGGACAACCCAGCCCGACTTCCGATGCGGTGCTCCACGCAAGGCTTGAACAAGTACAAGGCACGCTTGAAGGTGAAGACGCCGCTGATCGCAGCATCGTCATAATGTCCGCCCTGGTCGGGGCGTTGCTGCTATCGCGCAGTGTCGAGAACCCGGACCTGGCCCAGCGGATTCTCGACGTGACCGGCGAGTTTCTCAAACAGCCTCTGGCTTAA
- a CDS encoding SDR family NAD(P)-dependent oxidoreductase — protein sequence MNTLQTQGTALVTGASSGIGAIYAERLAARGFDLLLVARDEQRLEAAASTLRAEHGIKVEVLKADLTQRDDVLKVEQRLRSDSSISLLLNNAGVAADGLLANADMEQLERLIQLNVTTVTRLASAAAASFAKAGRGSIINIASVVALFPERFNATYSASKAYVLSLTQSLNAELEGTGVKVQAVLPGVTRTEIWERSGIDATQIPADMVMEAGEMVDAALSGLDQGELVTIPSLPNAAEWDDFVKARLVMAPNLSKSTAAARYK from the coding sequence ATGAACACTCTCCAGACCCAAGGTACAGCCCTCGTCACCGGAGCATCCTCCGGTATCGGTGCCATTTACGCTGAGCGTTTGGCAGCTCGTGGTTTTGATTTGTTGCTGGTTGCTCGTGACGAGCAGCGGCTGGAGGCTGCGGCGAGCACGTTGCGCGCCGAGCATGGCATCAAGGTGGAAGTGCTCAAGGCGGATCTCACACAACGGGATGATGTGCTGAAGGTTGAGCAACGGCTTCGCAGTGATTCGAGTATCAGCCTGTTGCTCAACAACGCAGGCGTAGCTGCCGATGGTTTGTTGGCAAACGCCGACATGGAGCAACTGGAGCGCCTGATCCAGCTGAACGTTACGACAGTCACCCGCCTGGCATCAGCAGCAGCCGCCAGTTTTGCCAAGGCCGGGCGCGGCTCTATCATCAATATTGCCTCGGTGGTGGCGTTGTTCCCCGAGCGATTCAATGCGACTTACAGCGCCAGCAAGGCTTATGTGTTAAGCCTGACCCAGTCGTTGAATGCGGAGCTGGAAGGCACCGGGGTCAAAGTGCAGGCGGTGTTGCCAGGCGTAACACGCACCGAGATCTGGGAGCGTTCCGGTATCGATGCAACACAGATTCCGGCGGATATGGTGATGGAGGCGGGGGAAATGGTCGATGCGGCGTTATCCGGCCTGGACCAAGGTGAGCTGGTCACCATTCCATCGTTGCCAAACGCCGCGGAGTGGGACGACTTTGTAAAGGCTCGCCTGGTCATGGCGCCGAATCTTTCCAAAAGTACGGCCGCCGCGCGCTACAAGTGA
- a CDS encoding urea carboxylase-associated family protein: MYKDYPAAYQVSKGSALQVDTAFYERIRDAKEGRTLIEQFEVPIRTGRAWNVPAGHVFRVTTPVGPQVGDFNVWNANDPRERLWAARTRQLQGAHVSTHDRLWSNLPFLRPLVTITDDSLAGYGIDEHGGRLHDLLGTRCDPYVNKMLTGEDFHHHCHSNLTRAVLPHGLTEFDVHDVLNIFQCTGLNHDDMYFMKACPAQKGDYLEFFAEIDLLCALSTCPGGDLSLAMWGPDAQDPLSVCRPLGVEIYRLEESLLEGWSQPERAAYKGLHGLHIAKADWEK; encoded by the coding sequence ATGTACAAAGACTATCCGGCGGCCTATCAAGTCAGCAAAGGCTCGGCCTTGCAGGTGGACACCGCCTTCTACGAGCGGATCCGCGATGCGAAGGAGGGGCGCACGTTGATCGAGCAGTTCGAAGTGCCGATCCGCACTGGTCGGGCCTGGAACGTGCCAGCCGGGCATGTGTTTCGGGTGACCACGCCGGTCGGCCCGCAAGTCGGCGACTTCAACGTCTGGAATGCCAACGACCCACGCGAACGTCTGTGGGCGGCGCGGACCCGGCAGTTGCAAGGCGCGCATGTCAGCACCCATGACCGGCTCTGGTCGAACCTGCCATTTTTACGGCCGCTGGTGACGATTACCGACGACAGCCTGGCCGGATACGGCATCGATGAACATGGCGGTCGTTTGCACGATTTGCTCGGCACGCGCTGCGACCCCTACGTGAACAAAATGCTCACCGGCGAGGACTTCCACCATCACTGCCATTCCAACCTGACTCGCGCCGTGTTGCCCCATGGCCTGACCGAATTTGACGTGCATGACGTGCTGAACATTTTCCAGTGCACGGGCCTGAACCACGACGACATGTACTTCATGAAAGCCTGTCCGGCGCAGAAAGGCGATTATCTGGAGTTCTTTGCCGAGATCGATTTGCTGTGCGCGCTTTCGACCTGCCCGGGCGGTGACCTGTCGCTGGCCATGTGGGGGCCCGATGCGCAGGATCCGCTAAGCGTCTGTCGCCCGCTGGGGGTGGAGATTTATAGGTTGGAGGAATCTTTGCTCGAGGGCTGGAGCCAGCCCGAGCGCGCGGCCTACAAAGGGCTGCACGGCTTGCACATTGCCAAGGCGGATTGGGAAAAGTAG
- the fabF gene encoding beta-ketoacyl-ACP synthase II, with protein MSDRRVVVTGMGLVSPLGSSVEAVWERLLAGRSGLRQLPDEVVADLPAKVGGAVQTLAEDPEAGFDPDRATPPKEQKKMDRFILFAMEAARQALEQAGWQAQDANAQERTATIIGSGVGGFGAIADAVRTTDSRGPRRLSPFTIPSFLVNLAAGHVSIQHGFKGPLGAPVTACAAGVQAIGDAARLIRCGEADIAVCGGAEAAIDRVSLAGFAAARALSSGYNDTPERASRPFDSGRDGFVMGEGAGLLVIESLDHALARGAQPLAELVGYGTTADAFHLTAGPEDGSGARRAMSLALAQAGISAAQVQHLNAHATSTPVGDLGELAAIKSLFGSDNKIAVTSTKSATGHLLGAAGGIEAIFTLLAIRDQIVPPTLNFENPDPAAQGVDIVHGQARPMAIEYALSNGFGFGGVNASVLFKRWEG; from the coding sequence ATGAGTGATCGTCGAGTAGTGGTAACAGGCATGGGGCTGGTTTCTCCGCTGGGTAGCAGCGTTGAGGCCGTGTGGGAGCGTCTGTTGGCGGGGCGCTCCGGTTTGCGTCAGTTGCCTGACGAGGTGGTCGCTGATCTACCTGCCAAGGTCGGAGGCGCAGTGCAGACGTTGGCGGAGGATCCCGAGGCGGGTTTCGACCCGGATCGTGCGACGCCGCCCAAAGAGCAGAAGAAGATGGACCGCTTCATCCTGTTTGCCATGGAAGCTGCGCGTCAGGCGTTGGAGCAGGCCGGCTGGCAAGCTCAGGATGCCAATGCCCAGGAACGCACGGCCACGATCATCGGCTCGGGCGTCGGTGGTTTCGGTGCGATTGCCGATGCGGTTCGGACCACCGACAGCCGCGGCCCGCGACGTTTGTCGCCGTTCACCATTCCTTCATTTCTGGTCAACCTGGCGGCCGGCCATGTGTCGATCCAGCATGGATTCAAGGGCCCGTTGGGTGCTCCGGTGACGGCGTGTGCGGCCGGGGTGCAGGCGATTGGAGACGCCGCGCGGCTGATTCGATGTGGTGAGGCGGACATCGCCGTGTGCGGTGGCGCGGAGGCTGCGATCGATCGCGTCAGTCTTGCCGGGTTCGCCGCGGCTCGCGCGTTGTCCAGCGGTTACAACGACACTCCGGAGCGTGCCTCAAGGCCGTTCGACAGTGGCCGTGATGGCTTCGTGATGGGTGAGGGCGCTGGCCTTCTGGTGATCGAATCACTGGACCATGCGCTGGCTCGCGGTGCTCAACCCTTGGCTGAACTGGTCGGTTACGGCACCACTGCGGACGCCTTTCACCTGACCGCGGGCCCTGAAGACGGCAGCGGTGCGCGTCGGGCAATGTCGTTGGCGTTGGCCCAGGCAGGCATTTCGGCTGCACAGGTGCAGCATCTCAACGCTCATGCCACCTCCACTCCGGTGGGCGACCTTGGAGAGTTGGCGGCGATCAAGTCGTTGTTTGGTTCGGACAACAAGATTGCGGTGACTTCGACCAAGTCGGCGACCGGGCATTTGCTTGGCGCAGCAGGCGGGATCGAGGCGATTTTTACCCTGTTGGCGATCCGCGATCAGATCGTTCCACCGACCCTCAACTTCGAAAACCCGGATCCAGCGGCGCAAGGCGTAGACATCGTCCACGGTCAGGCACGGCCGATGGCTATCGAGTATGCATTGTCCAACGGCTTTGGTTTTGGCGGTGTGAACGCCAGCGTGCTGTTCAAGCGCTGGGAGGGTTAA
- the tnpB gene encoding IS66 family insertion sequence element accessory protein TnpB (TnpB, as the term is used for proteins encoded by IS66 family insertion elements, is considered an accessory protein, since TnpC, encoded by a neighboring gene, is a DDE family transposase.), giving the protein MMRPDAKVEKIYLYPKPVDFRKSIDGLAALVELGVKVAVFDPVLFVFLNKPRNRVKILYWERNGFVTAPRIPH; this is encoded by the coding sequence ATGATGCGTCCCGACGCAAAAGTCGAAAAAATCTATCTCTACCCCAAGCCCGTCGACTTCCGAAAATCCATCGATGGCCTCGCCGCTCTGGTCGAACTGGGCGTCAAGGTCGCGGTGTTTGACCCGGTGCTTTTCGTGTTCCTCAACAAGCCTCGAAACCGAGTGAAGATTTTGTATTGGGAGCGCAACGGCTTCGTAACCGCTCCACGAATCCCACATTGA
- a CDS encoding polysaccharide biosynthesis protein, whose protein sequence is MDRLRAFLLALPRRRKRMIQVFTDVVLVWGALWMAFIVRLGIDDMVNPFREHLWLFVSAPLIAIPLFIRFGMYRAVMRYFGNDALIEIFKAVTLSSLILSVIVYWYSNHQAVVPRSIVFNYWWLSLVIIGGLRLGMRHYFMGDWFSASNRKPFSRREDGLTKVAIYGAGAAGNQLVAALRMGRVMRPVAFIDDDAGIADRVISGLQVYKPKQIQQMIDVTGAQEVLLAVPSSSRGRRREILGFLEGFPLHVRSVPGFMDLASGRVKVDDIQEVDIADLLGRDAVPAQHALLEHCIKGQTVMVTGAGGSIGSELCRQIIELAPTTLLLFDHSEFNLYTILSELERRILRESLPVRLLPVLGSIRHPHKLLDVMKTWRVDTVYHAAAYKHVPMVEHNIAEGVLNNVMGTLNTAQAAVQAGVSNFVLISTDKAVRPTNVMGSTKRLAELTLQALSREIAPVLFGDKGNVSRVNKTRFTMVRFGNVLGSSGSVIPLFHSQIKSGGPLTVTHPKITRYFMTIPEAAQLVIQAGSMGQGGDVFVLDMGEPVKIVELAEKMIHLSGLSIRSEKNPQGDISIEFTGLRPGEKLYEELLIGDNVAATQHPMIMSANEDHLPWDVLKGRLAELLGAVEEDDYARVRQLLRETVSGYTPDGEIVDWIYQQRRLEP, encoded by the coding sequence ATGGATAGATTACGCGCGTTTTTGCTGGCGTTACCGCGTCGGCGGAAACGGATGATCCAGGTTTTTACTGACGTAGTATTGGTCTGGGGTGCCCTGTGGATGGCATTTATCGTGCGGCTGGGCATCGACGACATGGTGAATCCATTCCGCGAGCATTTGTGGTTGTTCGTCAGTGCTCCGCTGATCGCCATTCCGCTGTTTATCCGGTTTGGCATGTATCGTGCGGTGATGCGCTACTTTGGCAATGATGCGCTCATCGAGATATTCAAGGCCGTCACGTTATCTTCCTTGATACTTTCCGTCATTGTTTACTGGTACAGCAACCATCAGGCCGTGGTGCCGAGGTCCATCGTCTTCAACTATTGGTGGCTCAGCCTGGTCATCATTGGTGGCCTGCGTCTGGGTATGCGCCACTATTTTATGGGCGACTGGTTTTCGGCGTCTAACAGAAAGCCTTTCTCCCGCCGCGAAGATGGCCTGACGAAAGTTGCCATCTATGGTGCGGGCGCTGCCGGTAATCAGTTGGTTGCCGCGCTACGTATGGGGCGTGTAATGCGCCCTGTAGCGTTTATCGATGACGATGCTGGTATTGCCGACCGGGTCATTTCGGGGTTGCAAGTCTACAAACCTAAACAAATTCAACAGATGATAGATGTGACCGGGGCTCAGGAGGTCCTGCTTGCCGTTCCTTCTTCGAGCCGTGGGCGCCGTCGAGAAATCCTCGGCTTCCTGGAAGGGTTTCCGTTACACGTGCGCAGTGTGCCCGGCTTCATGGATCTGGCCAGCGGCAGGGTCAAAGTCGATGATATCCAAGAAGTAGATATCGCCGACTTGCTGGGGCGAGATGCCGTTCCAGCACAGCACGCTTTGCTGGAGCATTGCATCAAGGGTCAAACGGTCATGGTGACCGGTGCTGGCGGTTCCATTGGTTCTGAGCTATGCCGGCAGATCATTGAGTTGGCGCCTACGACATTACTGTTGTTTGATCACAGCGAGTTTAATCTGTACACCATCCTCTCCGAACTGGAGAGACGAATCCTACGCGAGTCATTGCCGGTCAGGTTGTTGCCGGTTCTGGGGTCGATCCGTCATCCACACAAGCTCCTTGATGTGATGAAGACCTGGCGTGTGGATACCGTTTATCACGCGGCGGCTTATAAGCACGTACCCATGGTCGAGCACAACATCGCCGAAGGGGTGCTCAATAATGTCATGGGCACACTTAATACCGCTCAGGCTGCGGTGCAAGCTGGTGTTTCCAACTTCGTATTGATCTCCACCGACAAGGCAGTAAGACCGACCAATGTGATGGGGAGTACCAAGCGACTTGCCGAGTTGACCCTTCAAGCCCTGAGCCGCGAAATCGCCCCAGTCTTGTTCGGCGACAAAGGCAATGTTTCGCGCGTCAACAAAACCCGTTTCACCATGGTTCGTTTCGGCAATGTGTTGGGTTCGTCGGGCTCAGTCATCCCGCTGTTCCACAGCCAGATCAAATCCGGTGGTCCGTTGACGGTTACCCACCCGAAGATTACTCGTTATTTCATGACCATTCCCGAAGCCGCGCAATTGGTCATCCAGGCTGGCTCCATGGGGCAGGGCGGCGATGTGTTTGTCCTGGACATGGGCGAGCCGGTGAAGATAGTCGAACTGGCTGAAAAAATGATTCACCTGTCGGGGTTGAGTATTCGTTCGGAGAAGAACCCACAAGGGGACATCTCTATTGAATTCACCGGTCTGCGCCCGGGCGAGAAACTCTATGAGGAGTTGTTGATCGGTGACAACGTCGCGGCTACCCAGCATCCGATGATCATGAGCGCTAACGAAGACCATCTACCCTGGGATGTCCTCAAGGGGCGTTTGGCGGAGTTGCTGGGGGCTGTAGAAGAGGACGACTACGCCCGCGTCCGCCAACTCCTTCGCGAAACAGTCAGCGGCTACACCCCCGACGGCGAGATCGTCGACTGGATCTACCAGCAACGCCGTCTCGAACCCTGA
- a CDS encoding ComEA family DNA-binding protein produces the protein MRTGYFYSLVFALLTSASIAAIAAPTVKPETGNAPLVLEVSPQAQTGKVDLNGADAPTLQRELSGIGEAKAKAIVAYRDSNGPFSSVDELLEVKGIGKAILDKNREKLEVN, from the coding sequence ATGCGTACTGGTTATTTCTACTCCCTGGTTTTTGCCCTGCTCACCAGCGCCTCTATTGCTGCAATTGCCGCGCCTACGGTGAAGCCTGAGACAGGCAACGCACCTTTGGTGCTGGAAGTTTCCCCTCAAGCGCAAACTGGAAAAGTCGATCTTAATGGCGCTGATGCACCCACCCTGCAGCGTGAGCTGTCCGGTATCGGGGAAGCCAAGGCCAAGGCGATTGTTGCTTATCGTGACAGTAATGGTCCATTTTCGTCCGTAGACGAATTGCTGGAAGTGAAAGGCATCGGTAAAGCGATCCTGGATAAGAATCGCGAGAAGCTGGAAGTGAACTAA
- a CDS encoding GntR family transcriptional regulator — MNSGMSLADHITLELRADIIGGRLLPGMALVENDLVSAYNASRNTIREALHRLGQEGLTRYVRNKGVMVRRLGVDDVRDLFNVRRTLELQAISASLPLRSYQSDRMLQALEATELAREREDWRAVGTHSLAFHQHIVGLLRSSLFDEFFTNIVAQLRLVFCSAPDESRFQAPWLARDRQIHDLLTEGEKAAAQDAMSLYLDDSEHLLLQMLAPSHH; from the coding sequence ATGAACAGTGGTATGTCGCTGGCCGACCACATCACATTGGAGCTACGTGCCGACATCATTGGCGGCCGTTTACTGCCTGGCATGGCGTTGGTAGAGAACGATCTGGTGTCCGCCTACAACGCCTCTCGCAATACAATACGCGAGGCGTTGCATCGCCTGGGGCAGGAAGGCCTGACCCGTTACGTGCGCAACAAGGGCGTTATGGTGCGCAGGCTGGGTGTCGATGACGTGCGGGACTTGTTCAACGTGCGTCGCACCCTCGAATTGCAAGCCATCAGTGCCAGTCTGCCGCTGCGCAGCTATCAGTCCGATCGCATGCTCCAAGCCCTGGAAGCCACCGAGCTTGCTCGCGAGCGTGAGGACTGGCGCGCCGTCGGGACCCACAGCCTGGCCTTTCATCAACACATTGTCGGTTTGCTGCGCAGTTCGTTGTTCGATGAGTTTTTCACCAACATCGTTGCGCAACTGCGCCTGGTGTTTTGCTCCGCGCCGGATGAATCACGGTTTCAGGCGCCCTGGCTGGCTCGAGACCGGCAGATTCATGACCTGCTGACCGAGGGCGAAAAGGCCGCGGCTCAAGATGCCATGAGCCTTTATCTCGACGATTCCGAACACCTCCTTTTGCAAATGCTTGCTCCTTCCCATCACTGA
- the tnpB gene encoding IS66 family insertion sequence element accessory protein TnpB (TnpB, as the term is used for proteins encoded by IS66 family insertion elements, is considered an accessory protein, since TnpC, encoded by a neighboring gene, is a DDE family transposase.), producing MVRSDAKVEKVYLYPKPVDFRKSIDGLAALVELDIKVAVFDPVLFVLLNKPRNRVKILYWERSSFCLWLKRLESERLKTSPDHTDEAIVLTVQELNWLLDGFDLWRNRPNQVLTARFVA from the coding sequence ATGGTGCGTTCCGATGCCAAAGTTGAAAAAGTATACCTCTACCCTAAACCTGTGGACTTTCGAAAATCCATCGACGGCCTAGCCGCGCTGGTGGAGTTGGATATCAAAGTGGCGGTGTTCGATCCGGTGCTTTTCGTCCTTCTCAACAAACCCCGCAATCGGGTGAAGATTTTGTATTGGGAACGCAGCAGCTTTTGCCTTTGGCTCAAACGCCTTGAATCCGAACGCTTGAAAACATCGCCTGACCATACCGACGAAGCCATCGTGCTAACAGTCCAGGAGCTGAACTGGCTGCTCGATGGTTTTGATCTGTGGCGCAACCGTCCAAATCAGGTTTTGACAGCTCGATTTGTCGCCTGA
- the tnpB gene encoding IS66 family insertion sequence element accessory protein TnpB (TnpB, as the term is used for proteins encoded by IS66 family insertion elements, is considered an accessory protein, since TnpC, encoded by a neighboring gene, is a DDE family transposase.), with amino-acid sequence MMRPDAKVEKVYLYPKPVDFRKSIDGLAALVELDIKVAVFDPVLFVLLNKPRNRVKILYWERNGFCLWLKRLESERCKTSPDHTDEAIVLTVQELNWLLDGFDLWRNRPHQVLTARFVA; translated from the coding sequence ATGATGCGTCCCGATGCCAAAGTTGAAAAAGTATACCTCTACCCTAAACCCGTAGACTTTCGAAAATCCATCGACGGCCTAGCCGCACTGGTGGAGCTGGATATCAAAGTGGCGGTGTTCGATCCGGTGCTTTTCGTCTTACTCAACAAACCCCGCAATCGGGTGAAGATTTTGTATTGGGAACGCAACGGCTTCTGCCTTTGGCTCAAACGCCTTGAATCCGAACGCTGCAAAACATCGCCTGACCATACCGACGAAGCCATCGTGCTAACAGTCCAGGAGCTGAACTGGCTGCTCGATGGTTTTGATCTGTGGCGCAACCGTCCACATCAGGTTTTGACAGCTCGATTTGTCGCCTGA
- a CDS encoding CDP-glycerol glycerophosphotransferase family protein, whose translation MKKAQQKLLNIKYIYPTKKYAFLLHEPMMLNHYENVWKALGNSEFAIVLTEQFYIDENGDEKEGTPSFFNHIRQEKYQVFDIQHLINSGIFFDYVVTNHPISGTTKSIKKTTKKDISKKLLNRILIALGRQPIWQYNVDIELLLPLQIGRKQIRYMYGADLSDAWSLMDWNEIYDIFLCHGVNDERIVKERFSGKTFIMGYPRYDDYFDSKIDLSSIKKEFDVSDQKKTLLWMPTLGGVGSSIPVYAKLIADLDGEFNVIVRPHPLSFVQEKDFIYELERNNLKIDRSSTRNMNELFSAADLIIADYGGTPFSSIFIGKNVIFLDVPGADSLPINVDSSVLELKKYLPVFTPENIQTLPKFLTSQISLDENQKLIDYLFDKYFGSTRGGGSARVAKFLKSL comes from the coding sequence ATGAAAAAGGCACAGCAAAAACTTTTAAATATTAAGTATATTTACCCAACTAAAAAATATGCTTTTTTACTGCACGAACCCATGATGTTGAATCATTATGAAAACGTTTGGAAAGCATTGGGAAACTCTGAGTTCGCCATCGTGCTTACCGAGCAGTTTTATATCGATGAAAACGGGGATGAAAAAGAAGGTACTCCATCATTCTTCAACCATATCAGACAAGAAAAATACCAAGTATTTGACATACAGCACCTCATCAACAGCGGCATATTTTTCGATTACGTGGTAACAAATCACCCGATATCGGGGACAACCAAATCTATAAAAAAAACCACAAAAAAAGACATTTCAAAAAAGCTGCTCAATCGAATATTGATAGCTCTTGGGCGCCAACCAATATGGCAATACAATGTTGATATCGAACTCCTTCTTCCACTGCAAATCGGAAGAAAACAGATTAGATACATGTACGGTGCGGACCTTAGTGATGCTTGGAGCCTGATGGACTGGAACGAAATATACGATATATTTCTATGCCACGGAGTAAACGATGAGCGAATAGTCAAAGAGCGTTTTTCAGGAAAAACGTTTATCATGGGCTATCCGCGTTACGACGATTATTTTGATTCGAAAATTGATCTTTCCAGCATCAAAAAAGAATTTGATGTGTCCGACCAAAAAAAGACTCTTCTATGGATGCCAACCCTTGGCGGCGTCGGCTCATCAATCCCAGTTTATGCTAAGTTGATCGCTGATCTGGATGGTGAATTTAACGTTATTGTAAGGCCACACCCATTATCGTTCGTGCAAGAAAAAGATTTTATCTATGAGCTTGAAAGAAACAATTTAAAAATTGACCGTAGCTCCACTCGAAACATGAATGAGCTTTTTAGCGCGGCCGACTTGATCATAGCCGACTATGGTGGCACCCCATTTTCATCAATATTTATTGGAAAAAATGTAATTTTCCTAGATGTACCTGGAGCTGACTCCCTGCCGATCAATGTAGACTCTTCAGTTCTAGAATTAAAAAAATATCTACCAGTATTCACACCAGAAAATATTCAAACTCTGCCGAAGTTTTTGACCTCCCAAATATCTTTGGATGAAAATCAAAAATTGATAGACTATCTTTTCGACAAATACTTTGGATCTACAAGAGGTGGCGGTTCCGCTCGAGTCGCCAAATTTCTTAAGTCACTTTAA